AACTTTATCTGTGTACTGTGTCTCTTTTTCTACTATACAGTTATCACTTGTAGGATTTATAAACCTTTGCCTATTTCCTGCTCTTATTAATTCTTTACTATTATAAATAGGAGTTTTATGCTTAGGACATATAAAAACCCCAGTTATTTGATGGATTCTGTGCCAATAAGGCTCTCCATAGATTTTAATATCTTCCTTAAAACATTGAGGACAAAACTTAAAATATTGATTTAGATTAATGGAGTAAGAGATAAGACCTAATTTTATATAAGGTATTGAACCATTTCCATTTCTCATAGTACCTCTGATTTCTTCAGCCCTTTCAGGAGAGATAAAGGCTGCATAATATGGAAAAAGAGTATGATACTTAATAAAATACTCCGCTGTATATAATGTATTGATCGGCATGTTTTCTATTAATGCGTCCAGTTTTACAGGCAACTCTAAGGTAGCAATACAACTTCTAGTAGAAAATAAATCCTCGAAATTATGTATCTCTTTTAGATTGCCACTTCTTATGCTGTAACGCCCAAGAGTGCTATACAGTATTTCATCTGGATAGGGAGTAGGAAAAAAGTTCATATAATCCCTCCAGTAAAAATATCACTTTTAAAGTCCTTAATATATCTCTTTTCCTTTAATATCTCATAAACACTCTTGTTATCTTTTTCTCCTTGTTGCACAATATAACGAATATCGTGGGGATTTATCTGCTCTCTTTTTTCCTTTACCTTCTGCTTAGACTGTTTTTTATTCATTACCACTTCTTTATTTATAGTTTCTTCTATACTCCTATCATTCTCTTTTTCTTTTATCTTATTTAGCAGTTCTTCAGCAGCAAAATTAAGTTTAACCTTTTCTTTCGTACTCACTAAAACATCATTTAAATCTATATTAGGAATATATACATCTTCGTATTTAACCATTTCCCGAATACTACCACTTCTAAGAGCCTTAACCATAGGTTGCACCAACTGTAAGTTCTCTTTTGCAACTTTTCTAAGTATACTCGGAGTAATGTCCTCTTTCCCACTGGAAATGGCATAGGCCTGTGCAGTTGCGTAAAGTTTTATTAATAAATCCGGAATTCCCTGTGTTTCATGATAGAGCGTGTCTATTAGTTCATCTGTAAGTTGGATCTCTTTCTTAGTCCATTGATAATGCCAAATACTTTGTACTAACAAATTCCATACCTTATCCTTTTTTAAACGGTCACATATCATATCTCCATCAATTCCTATGCCCCTTCGTGCCTTTCTAAACTCTCCTTGTAAAACTCCCATGGCTTTAGGTGTTCCTACCATAATTACAGGTAATCCTACATTGTTCACAAGATTCACAAAGAAGTTCAACATCTTTTGGCTTCCACCGGATTTGGCTGTACTTAAATGCTGTATCTCGTCTATCACCAGTAAGCCAAGATTTGTATTCCGTACTACTTGATTCATAACAGTAAGCATCATATCTGTTGTAGGTCTTGTCTTAACCATTTTCTGATGATAATTTGTTCCTAATAATCTATCTATACTAATAAAAAAGTCATATAGCAATCCTTTAATAGAACCATCATAGGGACATTCTAGTTTTAACCACACCACCTGATATGTGGATAAAGGTGTTTCATAATAGCCTTTATGAACGATTACCTGTGGATATAATCTTAATATGTGGTTAAGTGCTGAAGTTTTCCCTAATCCAGATACTCCTAGCAAAGTAAACCCACTGGAAGATGGATTTACCATCCTACTATCATCAACAGCCCCATTGCCTAAATGTTCATAATCCTGACGAAACCCTTGTGCTAACTGCCATCCGTAAGGATTTCTAGTGATATATCCTTGCCGTATAGACCTTGAAATTCTACTTTC
The sequence above is drawn from the Clostridium formicaceticum genome and encodes:
- a CDS encoding ATP-binding protein; this translates as MTDRILIPDGCSAEVAEYKEQIIPDYKNNPFIEVLPPLLTASEVIEKLAFYPSYNVEERKLDSHHRIHLINRIFQVFQPLPMSIKLESRISRSIRQGYITRNPYGWQLAQGFRQDYEHLGNGAVDDSRMVNPSSSGFTLLGVSGLGKTSALNHILRLYPQVIVHKGYYETPLSTYQVVWLKLECPYDGSIKGLLYDFFISIDRLLGTNYHQKMVKTRPTTDMMLTVMNQVVRNTNLGLLVIDEIQHLSTAKSGGSQKMLNFFVNLVNNVGLPVIMVGTPKAMGVLQGEFRKARRGIGIDGDMICDRLKKDKVWNLLVQSIWHYQWTKKEIQLTDELIDTLYHETQGIPDLLIKLYATAQAYAISSGKEDITPSILRKVAKENLQLVQPMVKALRSGSIREMVKYEDVYIPNIDLNDVLVSTKEKVKLNFAAEELLNKIKEKENDRSIEETINKEVVMNKKQSKQKVKEKREQINPHDIRYIVQQGEKDNKSVYEILKEKRYIKDFKSDIFTGGII